The window AGGAGCAGTACCGGCCGGGGGGCTGGCCGAGGTAAGCCGAGAGTGGGCCAAGTACATGGAAGTGCACGAGAAGGCCTCCTTCACCAACAGCGAGCTGCACCGGGCCATGAACCTGCACATCAGTAACTTACGGCTACTGAGCGGGCCCCTGGACCAAGTGCGCGCTGCCCTGCCCTCTCCGGCCCTCACCCCCGGTAAGCAGAAAGGTAGACATCGGCCGTGCTGATGGGGAGAGATCCTGTGGGGTTCTTTCTTATGGTGAGAGAACTCTGCCCTTTGCGCCTTCCCAGATGACAAGGCTGTGCTCCAGAACCTCAAGCGCATCTTGGGCAAGGTGCAGGAAATGAGGGACCAGCGCCTGTCCTTAGAGCACCAGCTCCGAGAGTTGATCCAGAAGGACGACATCACCACCTCCCTCGTCACCACAGACCGCTCAGAGATGAAGGTGGCGCCCCCAGGGAGGAACTCTGTTTTACGGGGATCTCTCTTTGATGAGAACCTGGGAAAAGGCTGGGGGAGGTCCCGGGGGGGGCGCAGCCCTGACCCTGCTCGGAGAGCTCTCCTGGGTCTCACTCCGCCTCTTCCCTCTCAGAAACTCTTTGAAGAACAGCTCAAGAAGTATGACCAGCTCCGTGTGTACCTGGACCAAAACCTGGTGGCCCAGGAGAACATCCTCAAGGCCCTGACGGAGGCCAACGTGCAGTACGCAGCCGTGCGCCGGGTGCTGGCCGAGCTGGAGCACAAGTCAGTGCAGGCCTCCCTCTTCTCTGGCCTCAgcatcccctccccctcccctgggTTCCTTCCTCACCCCCCTGAAGATCCCTCCCAGTTTTTGGGCCATGGGGGcagtgggaaggggagggagtgagATGGTGCCAGGTGCCTTGCTCACCTCTGTCTCTGCCCCAGGTGGAACTCCACGCTGCAGACCTTGGTGGCCTCCTACGAGGCCTATGAGGACTTAATGAAGAAGTCCCAGGAGGGAAAGGATTTCTATGCTGATCTAGAGAGCAAGGTGTCTGCTCTGCTGGAACGGGCCAAGGCTGCGTGCCAGGCCCGAGAAGCCGCCTTCCAGCAGCTCCTCAGCAGGTAAACCTGGGCCCAGGCACTGTCCTGAGATCGAAAGGATTCCAGGTGAGGGTGGGAAGAGTCATCAGGGCACCACACTGAGAGGACTCTGGACTGACCCCTTAGGGAACTAAAAAAGAAGCCCCCACCACGGCCAACGGCCCCCAAGCCGCTGCTGCCccgaaaagaggagggagaagccGGAGAGCCTGGGGACCTGCCTGAAGAGCTCCGGAGTCTGCCTCCTGATATGCTGGCCGCCCACCTGACCACCTTTCCCACTGGAACCCTCCCCAGCGAGGCCTTTTTGGGAGCTGGAGCCATTATGCCTTTCCCTCCTAGCCATTTTGCTGTCCCTGGGTCCCACTATATTCCTAGCCAAGGGTCTGGTCCTTTCCCTCCAGGAACCTACTCTGGGCCTCCCCCTCTACTACAGCCCTCTGCCCCCCAGCCTACGGTCGGGTTGCCTCTGCCGGGCCTGGCTTCAGGGCCCCGCCTCTATCCAGCTCCCGGTTATGCCCCAGATCCTGGCCTAATCCCTGCTTCTCCTCAACACAGGCTAGTGAGCAGCCACTATGCACTAGGGCCTCCTGGATCCACTGGAGGTCTCCCCACAGCCCCGCCTCCTCGATTTATCAGTCCCGAGCTGGCTCCAGGCATCCGCCCTGCCACCACCACAGTGGACAGCGTCCAGGCCCCCATTTCTAGCTACACGGCTCCCCGGCCGGGGCCTAGCCCAAGCCCAGCCCCCACCAGGCCCTGTTACTCTGCCTCCCAGCAAGGTGTCCCAACAGTACCCTATCCTTACCCCATAGGGGTTTGCCAACCTTTCACTCCGTCCTCAGCCCAGCTTCCTTTCCCCCCAGCTCCCCGGGGTGAATTGCAGCCTCGACCCCAACCCTACGTCTCCCAAGTGCCCTTTGTACCTCAGCCTCGACCCCCGGCCCCCATTCAGCAATCGCCAGTCTTCCCTCCCCAGACGAGGGTTCCTGCTCCCGCGGCCCAGCAGCCGCCTTTTCCTTTTGTCACCCAGCCTGCTGTCTTAGGACAGCTTCCACCACCTCTGCGCACCCATCTTTACCCGCTTCCTTCTCAGGATCCCTTACCCCCTCATTCAGGAGCCTTGCCTTTCCCTACTCCAGTCCCACCTCAGCCTCCCCATACTCCACTCCCTGGAGTCCAGCCCCTTCCCCCAGGCACTTCGGCCATACCCTATTGCCCAGCTCCAGTTTCTAGGCCCCAGGCCCCCTCAATCCCCAGTCAGTTGCCTCCTGGCACCCCGCTACCCCTTCGGGGCCCCCCACCCTCCAGTCAACCTTCTCCAAGTCCTCACCCTGTGCCTTCACCAGCCCCATCCCCAGGGCCCGGCCCTACTACCACACATCCTTCCCAGGCGGAGCCGCCACCTTTCCAGCGCTGTAACTCGTCCACAGCCGATCTGCTCTCATCCAGCCCAGAGAGCCAGCATGGGGGTTCCCAACCCCCTGGTGGAGGCCAGCCTTTGCTCCAGCCCACTAAGGCAGATGCCGCGGAGGGCCAGCGGCCCCAGGCTCTGCGGCTGATCGAGTGTGACCCTTATGAGCAGCCCCAGAGGCTCCAACAACTTCAGGAGGAGTTGGAGGCCTTCCGGGGGCTGCTGAGTGGAGGGGCAGGGGCCCTGGATGGAGTGTGGAGAGAGCTGCAGGAAGCCCAGGAACGTGATGCCCGAGGCCGCTCCATTGCCATTGCCCGGTGCTACTCTCTGAAGAACCGGCACCAAGATATCATGCCCTACGATAGCAACCGCATAGTGTTGCGTTCAGGCAAGGACGACTACATCAACGCCAGCCGCGTGGAAGGGCTCTCGTCGTATTGCCCGCCCTTGATAGCCACCCAGGCCCCATTGCCTGGCACCGCGGCGGACTTCTGGCTCATGGTGCATGAACAGAAGGTGTCCGTCATTGTGATGTTGGTTTCAGAGGCAGAGATGGAAAAGGTAAGAAGGGTAGACAGTCTGGGGCCTTTTGCCTTTTAAGGAAAAGAGAATCCCACATGGGATGGGGTCTTTGCACCTTATACAGGGTGTCCAGGCTAATTCTTGTCAACACAGCTGTAGTCAagtgtaaaatagaaatgacaagagaccaattatattgaaatatatttaatcaaaatagttttaaaaacaaattcacaggtgctagattaagaacccttgatcTGGTGTCCTAGATCAGCTTCTCTTAACGATTCACTCTGTTTTTCTGCCCTATAGCAGAAAGTGGCTAAGTATTTCCCCACGGAGAGGGGCCAGCCTCTGGTCCAGGGCCCTCTGAGCCTGGTACTGAACAGTGTCCGGACCACAGACACCCACGTGGAACGTGTGATGAGCTTGCAGTTCAGAGACCAAAGCCTCAAACGCTCTCTCGTACATCTGCATTTCCCCACTTGGCCAGAGCTGTGCGTTTTAcacaaaagagttttttttttgttttttttttggggggggtgggaaggagagtACACTGAAGACAGGAGCCAGGCAAGAAAATGCATAGATGCAAGGCTTACATGGGTCCTGGAGGCAAcccattccttcttcccttttcaggGGGCTCCCAGACAGCCCAGGGAACTTGCTGCGCTTCATCCATGAGGTGCACACCCACTACCTGCATCAGCGACCTCTGCACACACCCATTGTGGTGCACTGCAGGTACTGCCAGGGTGGCTGCCAGGGGGATCTGGGTGTTCTCGGAGAGTCCTGGCTCACCTTGCCTTCCTTTGCTCCCACAGTTCCGGGGTGGGCCGCACTGGAGCCTTTGCACTACTCTATGCTGCTGTGCAGGAAGTAGAAGCTGGCAATGGGATTCCTGCCCTGACTCAACTGGTCCGGCGGATGCGGCAACAGCGGAAGCACATGTTACAGGAGAAGGTGAGGGCTAAAGGGGGAGGAAGGGCCGGCCAGGCTGCTGAGTTTTAAGGTGTGACCCCTTAAACTGAAAAAGTTACTGTTCCCTTGTCAGCTGCACCTCCGATTTTGTCACGAAGCTGTGCTGAGACACGTAGAGCAGGTGCTCCAGCGGCATGGGATAGCACCCCCTTCTGCCTGTAGACCCCTTGCTAACCCCAACGTGGCCCAGAAGGTAGATGGAGACTCGAGGCAAAGGAGGGGTGGAAGGTGGGAATGGAATAAGGTGGATGAAGTTCCTCctgattctcttctctcttccctcccctcctcaggCATATCTTCCACAGGACCCCCAGGACCTGGTGCTGGGTGCAGACATGCCCATCAGCTCCATCCAAGCCACCATTGCCAAGCTCAGCATCCGGCCCCAGGGGGGCGGGCAggagcctcctcctcctcctgcctttCCTAGTCCTGTTGAACCACTCAGTCCTACCCCTCCCAGCCTCCTGGAGCTCACCAGTCCCCCTTcaccttcccctccttcctccccccagcAAGAAATCCCTGAGCCTAAGGAAGAGAGTGAGGTAGCCACGGCCCCCAGCCCTGGGCCTTCCACCTCTTCTCTAGAGTTGTTGGCTTCCCTGACTCCCGAGGCCTTCTCTTTGGATAGCTCCCTGCGGGGAAAGCAACGCATGAACAAACAGAGCTTCCTGCAGGCTCATAATGGGCAAGGACTGCGGGGTGCCGGCCCCAGTGATGACCCTCTCAGCCTTTTGGACCCACTCTGGACCCTAAATAAGACATGAAGGCACGGTTGTTCAACGGCTTCTAACTCCCTACACTACATGTTTCCTTTAAATCTGCTCAGTCCCTAATCCAAATCTGAGCTGCCTCTTTTCTGGAACAGGGGAAAAAAGACTTCCTACCCCTCTTCTGGGGCCCTGAGGAAAAAGGAGCTGGAGACTGGccaggggggagaggaggaggattCAGCAACTCAGGAGAGAGGAGTCCTACCCTACCCCTCCCCTCCAATTCTTGTTGCCTTTAGCCCCAGTCTGGTGGGCATTCCTCTTGACTGCATGGAGCTGCTGAATGGACTTTAGTGCTCCCTCCGCCCCCTTCACTAACTGGACCATGACTCTTGGGGGCAAGATAGGGGTGGGGCAGACCATGAACAGAGTAGCCATTCTCTTACTTGGGACCtgaatttttttccagctctttgCTACTAAAATAAACCAACCTATATGCAGCTGCTGCTTGGGTATCTTTTCTTGAGTATCCCCCATCATCTACATTCTCACAGCCAGGTCTTATGAAGAAAGTGACTTAGAAAAATGCCCAAGGCCACTTAACACACCCTTTTCAAAAGTCCAATGTCTTGTCAGTATAAGGGCTTGATGTTGGGAGTTCAGTAGTGTGGGCAGAAGACATACCTGGCCAGATTGTGTATGGGTATTGCCATGGCCACTTACAAATAAACTTTCACAGCTTCCCCTTTCAACACAGGTAACAAAGCTAGTCATTACAGCATGAGGACTGCCTGTGATGTCAAAGAGGAGTTAGTCAAAGCACGGGGATGGCTACTTATCCTCAGGTTACCCCCCTTTCCTATAGGAAAGTCCTATTCCTCTCTTATGTGGGTCAACAATATCACTacattccccttccccccagttTCACTCCAGTACAACCACCATTCAAACCATCTTCTCCCAAAGAAGACATTTTATAGCTGACCGAAGCAATAAGAAAGGCTTTTCCTCCTTCAAGAGTAGGAATGCCACATGAAATAGTTCTTGGACTAACTAGACCATATTTAATGGGTCTATTAATAATGCTacccactactttttttttttttccccaagtgggCATAGGGAAGGAAAAGTAGTAACCAGAACATAATTATGTGCCCTTGTAGAGCATAGATGGAGGTAGCTCATGGTAGTTATATATTACATgatttaaaaaagtttatttaagaGAGGGAACTGGCAAGATGGGAAGACATTGGAAAGTCCCAAGGGCAAACGCAGCCAACCTCATTCTCTCCTTCACCCTCAGGTTACGACTTTGGTCCCTAATGGGGAAAGGGAACGCCAGAGATGCCAGGCAGAAAGAATAAAGTCCTATGCCTTGCACAGGGTCAATCAGTTAACAGGACACACAGTGCCCTTCGTGGGATAGGAGCTTACCAATAGCCGTCCTCTCCAACCACCGGAAAGGTGGACTATTGCCCTCTTGCTCCAAGCCTGGTCACCACTGTTGAATCACCTCCAGTCAGTATTCGCCCTGGTTCAGTCCAGCTTCTCCAAGACAGAGGGCACATAGACCAGGCTCAGCTCGCTGCCAAAGTTGCAGACTATGGCTGCGTTGTCCAGCACGAGAATCTGGCGGGCAGGCTGCGCCTCACTGCTTTTGCCCAGGTAGACAGTTTGCAGCAGGCCCCCATAGTTTAGATCCCAGAAGGAGACACATCCCTGGCCTCCAGTGACCAGCAAGCTGTCGGAGATGACACCCAGGCTGGCCCCACACCCCATGTCCTAGGGAAGTGGAGGGGAGCAAGTGTTAAAGGTATTACGGTTCATAGTATCTTAGGCTCTACTTTCCAGTCCTCCTCAATCTGAAGCCATTTGCCCTTAAGATGGGATAGGGACAAGATAAAGACCATCCTGtgccctccctcctttcctctcctcaccTGCTGAATTGAGTAGAGCTTGATGCCAGTGCTCCGGTCCCAGATGATGATGAGGTCATCTAGACCACTGCTGATAATACAGGAGGTTGTGCAGGTGAGAGAGGTCACATCCCCACGATGTGCAAACATATGGCTTACTCGACTACCTGTCAGAACATCCCAAAGGCAGATGGCTCCATCCTGCCCTCCACTGGCCAGCACCATCGTCTAAGAGAATGGAGGTGGAAAAACTAGGTTATTGAAccatttgctaaggcaaccacaGGCAACAATGAACTAAAAGTCAGGTATGGCAGCCTCCAGCTGCTCGAGTTCTGTAAggtgataattttgtatggcctgcaGACGAAGAGCTAAATACCAGAAAGGCCCTGGGCAGAAAAAAGTCCCCACACCCCTTAACTCCTCCCCAGGAGGTCACAGCAACTCTCACCTGGTCAATGTACACAGCTGTGATGGCCCCTGAATGGCCCTGCAGGGTAAAGAGACAGCACGAGTCCTCCAGCCGATACACCTGAGAGATGAGGCACATCAGAGCTCAGACACACACACTGACACATACTCACACTCAGACACACACTAACacactctccctctccctctctttccctgcTCATAGCTGAAAAGGGCCTCTGGAGGTCACTTTGGCGGCTCCAGCAGAGGTTTCACCCCGTTGTCTTTCCGCCCCCGCTTCCCAAGGGCACTCACTTTCAGAGTGCGGTCCTGGCTCCCCGTCACCACACGGCCGGCAGCAGCCTTCAGGGCAGTTATGGGCTTCTGGTGAGCACACGACACCCTGTGAGTGAGGTGACATGCCACGGAGTCACTGTTGCCGTACACTGGGGACGAGGGGGCACTGCCCCGGCCTGGAGTCCCTGGGGAAAGTCAACACCAAATGAGTAGACAGCCAAAGGAGAAAGGTCAGCGTGTCCCAAGCCCACCAATAGCAGGAGAGCCAACCTAGTTCCCATCCCTGCTGGGGGCACAAAGTAAAAAAGCTGTTAGAAATCAATCTCACTTTTCATAGAATCTTTCCTTTTGATCCACCCTATCTCCCCTTTTTACCTCGAAATTGTAAATGGCTGAGGACAGTATGAGTCTCTAAGGAGAAGAAATCAAGCGACCCATTAAGCCGGGCAGCCACAATCCTGGAACAGAAGAACAGTAATCACTGCAGCCTTCAGGAGACAAGATTGTGTACATGTGCCCATGTGTACaattacagctgagaaaactcaGACCCAGGCAGTGAATGTACAAAGGCAGAATCCACACCTAGGTTTTTAAGCTATACCATGCCCCTCCCTCATAAACGTCTTTTTCCTCTCAGAATACCCTGGGTTAAGACCCCTCCTGCCCTTGCTGCCCCTCTGACCCGAGGGCCTTCCTGCAGAACAACCTGAGGGCTCACATCCTCACCTCTTATTCAGGAACACGAGGGCCGTGATACCCGAGGAGACCTCCTCATTGCTGCAGTGCAGGGTGCCCTCGATGGCGTCCCATACCTGTAACCCAGAGGTGTGAAGGCCCCACTTAGGTCGGAGGAGCCTCACCTGACTTCCTTCCTTGCAGGACAGACCAAGGCCCATCCTGCTGACCACTATGGGGAAGAGCAGCACTTGCCCTCCTTTAACAGAAGGGGGTGGGTTTCAATGGAGCCTGACCAGAGGCCTGGATTTTCTAATGCTGTCAGAGACCCAAAGTTCcagcccctttccctcctctactTTCCCCTTAGTGAAATGAGGTGGAAGCCTCTGGCCCCCGCCCCAGCCAATCCCCCGTGGAGATGAGGCCCTTGGTCCTCGGACTCGCTCCATCAAAGTGGTGTCCCTCCCCTCTGTCCTCAACTCCCCGCCTAACCTCCCCACCTCCAGCCTGCCGTTGCTGCGCCCAGCCACGATGAGGTTCCCCTGCAGGTCCAGACTCCAGACAGAGCTCTCCGTGTCGGGAGTCCAAGTGGGGATGGGCAACCCCTTCTCGAGATGTGAGCAGCCTTCATCCTCGGGGCCATGGAACAAAGGAACTGGGGAAGGGGGTCCTAGGACAGGTAAAGGAAGAGGGCCCAGGCCCTCCTCCCGGTATACCCGCTGCACCAATCGGCTGAAATCATAGCCAGGGGGGTCCTGTGGCCGTCTACAGCCCGCCCGGTGCCTTGGCTCAGGTTGGGAAGGTTCTAAAGGGGGAGGTTGCAGCTGCTCAGAAAAGTTGGTGTCAATGAGGCAGGTCAGGTCAGGCTGGTCACCAAAGAGTGGAGGCTGGGGGGGAGCTGGGGGGCGCCGCAGCTGGGGGTTGTCTCCAGGCTCCTCGGGgcttcctttccccccatctgACAGCTGCTCCCAGCTTTCTTGGGAGTCAAACACGCCGCTACTGTCCCTTCGAAGCCTAGTAAGCAGAGAAAGGAAGGTGCGGAAGAGGAATGTATATGaggatggaaaagggattagaaGGAAAAGGATCTCATGCCAATGTTCCCAGCTTAGtagaaactgaagaaagaaaataagcctGGGAGCCAgcaaggggagagaaaagaaagaacccTACCCTTGCTTGGGGATCAGGGTGAGGCAGTCCCCAGTCTGTGCATCCCACACCCGGATCTGTCCTACAAGGCAGCAGCTCACCAGAAGCATCCCATCACTTGCTAGGCACTCGATGTCCTGAGAATGAGAAGAATCCAACTCACACAAGGGCGAGGGTACATGGTGTCCACTGACTTGGGCTGGGTTTCTCCTGGCTCACCTTGTGTGAAGGGGTGGAGGGGGGGGGCAGCAAGAGACAGGGGACCCAGGAAATAACCCCTGCAGGAACCAAACCAGCTCACTTTCAATTCTCACCATGAGATGCCCTCGAAGGACAAGGGGAATGATCTCGGTTTCAGGTGGGGAATATCCGTAGTCATCACAGGGCAGGTCCCCACGCTTTCGACGGCCATGGGAGGCCCCGTGCTGCCCATAGTTCCTGGGGCAGAGTATTCGATAGAGGCAGAAGAGCAAAAGCACCAACAAGATCCCAGAAGCCAGACCTAAAGCAGCCACCCTGGGGACAGGGCATATGGACAGCACTCAGTGGGACGACTTCACTGAAAGCCCATACCCACCCCCTGCGAGCCATTTGAGCTCCACATCCTAAAGATCAGCCTAGAAACGCAAGGGAGGCAGAAACGGGATGGGAAACGAGTGGTCAGGAACAGGCAAAGGCAGGGAAAAAAGCCCACACTCTGGACCTGGTGGGACCACATGACCAAGGGGCTTCCTCTCTCACCCACCTCTTTCTGCTCCAAAGAAACCCCAGCACAGAGTGCGGCAGTGGCCCTTACTTGTAGAGAGTGACATCTCCGTGGACCTGGGTCTTACTGAGCCCCTCAAAGGCCTTGCCCTGGTCCTCCCCCTGGGCAGTCCCGGAGCTTGGGGATTTGTGAGGCCAGTAATGTTGAGCCTCCTGTTGGTGCCAAACATCTTGTGGGTTCAGATGGAGGGTGACAGGAATCACCGGAAGCAAGCTGATGTACCTATGAGGCAGCAAGAAAGATGAAGAGGTAAAGTAAAGGGCTTTCCAAATCTCCCCCGAGAACAGCTAGCTGCCCCGCATCAGAAGGCGGCAATGGAGAAGCCAGTTCAGAGCAAGAGGGCTTGGCAAAAATCCCAAACTTCCCCCCCACGTCTCTTTCCAAGCCTCCTACAATCCACGTGCTTTTCTTGGGAAATTTAACAATGCTCACCAAGAAAAGAGAAACGCATCCTGTTCTGAGAGCAGAGTCCCAAAGCAATTTCCTAATCCTGCTGCTAGAACCTCCCCCACTCACCTCACTCTCCTCTGCTGCTTCCTACCTCTTAGCTAGAGTGATATTGTAGTAACTGAAAAGTGATGGCCAATGACGGAAGGACAGCTTCCTCCAGAGCTCTTCATCTTCTGGTCCCCACGTCACCTCTGGGGCAGGGCCTATGTCCAGCAAGCTGCTATGAGGAGCCCCCTCCAGATGGTCCTGGGGCTCCTGAACTTCAGGGGATTCCCAAGGCAGTGTCTGATTTTCTCCTAGCTTAGAAGCATCCGGTGGGAAAATAGAGAAGGTACCCTTGGGATCACCTGCAGGCAGCACCCCACCTGGCACAGACATTGGAGGCAGTCCTGCCTCTCCCAAAGGGCTCTGCTCTGTCACCTGGGCTGTTAAGTAAACGCGTAGCCCAGCAGGGTCTGTATACACTAGGATGCCAATCCAGATCACTGTGCCAACCTGCAAGAAGCAGAGATTCAATAGATTCACACTAATGTCTCAAGGCTTTCATCCTATGAATTTTGTTGGATTGATGGGAAGGGGACACCTCTCAAGTAATACACTATGTGAACTGAATGGATTATGAAGTTCAAGCTAGAACTacatcctcccctcccctctttgcACCTTTAAGGCCATCTGACTTCTAACCATTTTCCCCCCAAGTTGACAATAAGCATTTGGTCTCCTCCTGTATCTCTATCCCCAAATGCCACCTAAAATGCTCAAGACCGGAGTCATATTAGAATGGGATTTCACTAGGCTTCTTCTTGACTATTTTCTCCAGCTTCCAATTCCCTTGACATTTTCCCTCTGTGCCCCCCACGCTGAAAAGTGGCCTAGAATCAGCGCTTATCCCAGTGCTGAGGATCAGAAAGTTAAAATCCCTTTCTACTTCAGAGAACAAACAACAGTAGTTCCTTTTAGACTAAACCCCATTTCCAGGAAAATGGAATTAGGAACTAGGAACCAAGTCTCAAGGTCAAAACTGTTGTCAAATTGGTCAGCCTCTCACTGATGGTCATCTAGTTAAAAGTGAGATCTCCCATACCACTAACAAAccaattcttttctcccttcactatttctcttaattctgtAACAGCTTCACATGCTTGATATAATTAGTAATCAGTCTCATTCTGTCTAAAGCAAGCAGAAGAAACTATGGTATTTAACAATTTATTCAGGGACAACAGACATCTTAGACCAGAATAGATAAGAGAACAATGAATCCATTGTTGCCATTTCCCAAATTCCCCACTGGTCTTTTCCTGGATCATGGAACCAGCCTTAAAGGACCACATCACTTTGCAATGATCATTCTAGAGGCCGTCACCTACCTTGTCTCCCTCAAAGGGAGcgctacaaaggaaaaaaatcagagggATTCTGATACTTTAGCAAATAGGGAAGAAGCTGCTATATTTTAGACATGGGGAGAAGAATGAGGGGAGATCAGGCAGAGATACCATAATTAGTCTCTGTGCCAGCCGGGTCCGGGCCAAGAAATAGATGACACAGAGCCTCTTGGGGAGGCGCAGATTTCTAAAGGATGATGTCTGTAGGGTGATTGTGTGTGGTGTCGAGGGTCGCATGGCCAACTGCCGCTCATATCGGGGGCCCCGTCCCGTAGGCTTTGCTGGGTGCAGACAGACTTCTGGGGGCAATCGTTTATTTAGATCAGCTAGCTGCAGGTAAAGATGAAACCCGAGTTGAAAATCTGCTTCCTTTTTGTGGTACAGCCCTCAATCTTTACCACTCTAGGCAAATACCAATACCCAAGCAGtcatatacacacattttccACTGTCAACAGGCCTATATATCTTCTAAGATTCCAAAATGTAGATGATAAGCTACATGGACCCTATGAACCTTGACCTGCTGGGAAGGTAAGGGGAATAAAAATTAGTCCTCTCTCCTACCTCCATCCGACGAATGTCAATAGACAGAACAGTGGTAAAGAAGAGCATCTGCAGAAAGAAGTCAGAGACAAGGCCCACCACGGCAAAGAGACAAAACTCCTGAGGATAAAGCAATATGTGATTAGCAGGTCATGATAACCCTTGCCTAGGGGTCACTCTGTCTTACAGCTATCCTCCAAACTCTCTAAATCTGTTTTATCCCCCAATCTCCTACCTTCAGATCTTCagttcaataaatcaataaacatttattaagtacctatatgTATCAGACACTCTGCCAAGCAatgggggatacaaaaaaagttcaaagtgaagttttccttgaaaaaagtAGCTCTGTTTCTCCTTATGGGTACAAAAGACAGGCTAGGCTAACACAGGCCTCAAGCAACCAAGCCGCTTTTGGACTACCCAGCTTTCAAAACTCAATGTCATAATTCAAACAAGGACTATCTTGATAAGGCGAGCCTGCACCACCAAGTTCTAACTCCTCTCCAAGTAACCTCACACAGAGttaagaagaggaaagagtggGAACTCTCCCAATAGGCTCAATGCTTGAGGTGGAAATGACCAAAGGCTGTGCTACTTTCCTGGAGCCAGGGGGCGAGGGCAAACACAAGCCCCTACCTGAATAGCGGGAACCAGGGTGAAATATCCAATGAGAATGATGCCCAGTTCTGTGGCCATGTTCTTCATAATGGACCAACTCTCGTTGCTTAAGCCTAGAGACAATCACATATGGTGCAGTGAAATAGAATGGAGTGGGGGATGGGAGGGCCACAAGGTCTCACTGTCACTGTGCCCTGATCACATCATTTTGTGTACCTTAGTTCCACCCTTATTTCCTGTCATTCCTGTAGCCAGCACTtgatttttcaaagcactttaaaataaaatttaccatTTGGTTctcaaaagaactctggaaaacaAATTCAAGCAGATACGTCTCACAGTTGGGGAGACTGAGGCTCATGTTAAAGAATTTGCCCTAAATTTCACAGCTCTCTAAATGTGAAAGACCCATTACAAACACTGCCCTATTCCCATCACTCTTGATGTTTCCATACCTAACCAACTAACTGACATCCATTTAGTAGACATGGCAAGGAAAAGGGTTTAGAAAGCTGGAAACTATAGGGAAGAATGTCTTCTACTTATGGGGTGGAAAGGAGGGTGAGAAGTTGTTAGAAAAGGCTTCTAAACCTGCAAATTCCCACTGTAAAACTTTAATCAAGAGTGAGCTGCCTGGGCTAGAAATCAAAGCTcacattccattttttttgcaGAAGGCCTTTCTGAGACCTACCAACTCCAGTGCCTTTCTTTCTGAGATTT of the Sarcophilus harrisii chromosome 1, mSarHar1.11, whole genome shotgun sequence genome contains:
- the PTPN23 gene encoding tyrosine-protein phosphatase non-receptor type 23 isoform X1 codes for the protein MEAVPRMPMIWLDLKEAGDFNFQPAVRKFVLKNYGENPETYNEELKKLELLRQNAIRVPRDFEGCSILRKYLGQLHYLQSRIPMGLENEAAVPITWTEIFSGKSVTHEDIKYEQACILYNLGALHSMLGAMDKRVSEEGMKVSCTHFQCAAGAFTYLQEHFPHSYSVDMSHQILNLNINLMLGQAQECLLEKSMLDNRKSFLVARISAQVVVYYKEACRALENPETASLLGKVQKDWKKLVQMKTCYFAAVAHLHMGKQAEEQQKFGERVVYFQSALDKLNEAIKLAKGQPETVQDALRFTMDVIGGKFNSAKKDNDFIYHEAVPALDTLQPVKGAPLVKPLPVNPTDPAVTGPDIFAKLVPMAAHEASSLYSEEKAKLLREMMAKIDAKNEVLDQFMDSLQLDPETIDNLDAYNHIPPVLMEKCAALSVRPDTVKNLVQSMQVLSGVYTDVEASLKEIKGLLEEDELLEQKVQEASGQSGAVPAGGLAEVSREWAKYMEVHEKASFTNSELHRAMNLHISNLRLLSGPLDQVRAALPSPALTPDDKAVLQNLKRILGKVQEMRDQRLSLEHQLRELIQKDDITTSLVTTDRSEMKKLFEEQLKKYDQLRVYLDQNLVAQENILKALTEANVQYAAVRRVLAELEHKWNSTLQTLVASYEAYEDLMKKSQEGKDFYADLESKVSALLERAKAACQAREAAFQQLLSRELKKKPPPRPTAPKPLLPRKEEGEAGEPGDLPEELRSLPPDMLAAHLTTFPTGTLPSEAFLGAGAIMPFPPSHFAVPGSHYIPSQGSGPFPPGTYSGPPPLLQPSAPQPTVGLPLPGLASGPRLYPAPGYAPDPGLIPASPQHRLVSSHYALGPPGSTGGLPTAPPPRFISPELAPGIRPATTTVDSVQAPISSYTAPRPGPSPSPAPTRPCYSASQQGVPTVPYPYPIGVCQPFTPSSAQLPFPPAPRGELQPRPQPYVSQVPFVPQPRPPAPIQQSPVFPPQTRVPAPAAQQPPFPFVTQPAVLGQLPPPLRTHLYPLPSQDPLPPHSGALPFPTPVPPQPPHTPLPGVQPLPPGTSAIPYCPAPVSRPQAPSIPSQLPPGTPLPLRGPPPSSQPSPSPHPVPSPAPSPGPGPTTTHPSQAEPPPFQRCNSSTADLLSSSPESQHGGSQPPGGGQPLLQPTKADAAEGQRPQALRLIECDPYEQPQRLQQLQEELEAFRGLLSGGAGALDGVWRELQEAQERDARGRSIAIARCYSLKNRHQDIMPYDSNRIVLRSGKDDYINASRVEGLSSYCPPLIATQAPLPGTAADFWLMVHEQKVSVIVMLVSEAEMEKQKVAKYFPTERGQPLVQGPLSLVLNSVRTTDTHVERVMSLQFRDQSLKRSLVHLHFPTWPELGLPDSPGNLLRFIHEVHTHYLHQRPLHTPIVVHCSSGVGRTGAFALLYAAVQEVEAGNGIPALTQLVRRMRQQRKHMLQEKLHLRFCHEAVLRHVEQVLQRHGIAPPSACRPLANPNVAQKAYLPQDPQDLVLGADMPISSIQATIAKLSIRPQGGGQEPPPPPAFPSPVEPLSPTPPSLLELTSPPSPSPPSSPQQEIPEPKEESEVATAPSPGPSTSSLELLASLTPEAFSLDSSLRGKQRMNKQSFLQAHNGQGLRGAGPSDDPLSLLDPLWTLNKT